From Saprospiraceae bacterium, one genomic window encodes:
- a CDS encoding 3-phosphoshikimate 1-carboxyvinyltransferase — protein sequence MIRIKAPVSSLNGVVALPLSKSETNRALIFEALSNGACTPTEVSDANDSVLLRQLLANPASRMDCQDAGTCFRFLTAYFSIIEGEWTLTGSERMLERPIGPLVDGLRTLGADIDYLGKEGYPPLRIRGKRLRGGAINLSAYLSSQFISAICMIAPFLEGGLKINLKGPTASEGYIALTLQMMELAGIPIEQNENFYHILPGNYKGQIPIGADFSAASYWYETLALSPHGGNILLKGLNEKSHQPDRVVMALFEPFGVCSAFTEEGLSISKNPNDPIQLPEKLEFNFIGQPDLAQTMVCTCAGLGIKSSFGGLRTLRIKETDRVIALVSELNKMGAGLVMNGEGLKVSGRALRWQNKSLHSLGDHRMAMALAPLVCITGILDIEQPEVVTKSFPGFWKEFGQFFEVIDIK from the coding sequence ATGATTCGCATAAAAGCTCCTGTTTCAAGCCTGAATGGTGTGGTTGCACTACCGCTTTCAAAAAGTGAAACCAACAGGGCTCTGATCTTTGAAGCACTTTCAAATGGAGCTTGCACCCCTACCGAGGTATCAGATGCGAATGATTCCGTCCTGCTAAGGCAATTATTGGCCAATCCGGCATCCAGGATGGATTGTCAGGATGCTGGTACCTGCTTTCGATTTTTGACCGCTTACTTCAGCATCATCGAAGGAGAATGGACACTCACAGGATCTGAAAGAATGTTGGAGAGACCCATTGGTCCTCTGGTAGATGGTCTCAGGACATTGGGTGCAGATATCGATTATTTGGGTAAAGAAGGGTATCCTCCCCTGCGCATTCGTGGAAAGAGATTAAGAGGTGGAGCCATCAATCTCTCTGCTTATTTGAGCAGCCAGTTTATAAGTGCGATTTGTATGATAGCTCCCTTTCTGGAAGGCGGTTTAAAAATCAATCTGAAAGGACCTACTGCTTCGGAAGGATACATTGCGCTCACGCTCCAGATGATGGAATTGGCTGGCATCCCTATTGAGCAGAATGAAAATTTTTACCATATTTTACCAGGGAATTACAAGGGTCAAATTCCCATTGGTGCTGATTTCAGTGCGGCTTCCTATTGGTACGAAACATTGGCACTTTCACCACATGGAGGAAATATTCTCCTGAAGGGATTGAATGAAAAATCCCATCAACCGGATCGAGTGGTTATGGCTCTTTTCGAACCTTTTGGTGTTTGTTCAGCATTTACAGAAGAAGGTCTCAGCATCAGCAAAAATCCGAATGATCCGATTCAGCTTCCCGAAAAATTGGAATTCAATTTTATCGGTCAACCCGATCTTGCTCAAACCATGGTTTGTACCTGTGCAGGTTTAGGAATTAAAAGCAGCTTTGGCGGACTTAGGACCTTGAGAATAAAAGAAACAGATCGGGTGATTGCTCTGGTCTCTGAATTAAATAAAATGGGGGCTGGATTGGTGATGAATGGCGAGGGTCTTAAGGTCTCTGGCAGGGCTCTCCGATGGCAGAACAAAAGCCTTCATAGCCTGGGTGATCACAGAATGGCCATGGCCTTGGCCCCATTGGTCTGCATTACAGGAATCCTTGACATCGAACAACCGGAGGTGGTCACTAAATCCTTCCCAGGCTTTTGGAAAGAGTTTGGCCAGTTTTTTGAAGTAATTGACATCAAATGA
- the yidC gene encoding membrane protein insertase YidC, with translation MERNHIIGFILIFIVLFGWSEFFYKPTALQKMKEKKRADSLAMVESLAAQTDTVALPGSKEDSVSLHSNDSGSLESISQTEQFYKLKNNLCEITISSKGGRITKAFINGYQKIILAEDGSELKTDLFLLEDPKNKFEFKIEGSRGTIQTGQLYFQLMDQSENNLKLKAEVPGGGVIVQSYKLAAEDYTLDYTVRMDGLETQKDIILYKENFLDKIEKNYEYEKYFTSVYYKELKENADYCSCRSDDSHDSKGNQVQWISHSNQFFNSTLIPAKPFNSALLETVMLPDNSEDLKLLKSSASISPSDIIAKDYAMKYYIGPNEYKRLDAFGVHLEDIIPYGWSVFGTINRYVIRPLFSFLHSLMGNMGIIILLMTFIVKLVVFPLAYKMLQSQAKMTALKPEIDKMKLKYKDDMQQQQVETMKLYNEFGVNPLGGCFPLLLQMPIWIALYRFFPATIEFRQAAFLWATDLTSYDEFLTLPFTIPFFGNTLSLFAFLWVISTIVFTYYSSKSMDLSANPAMLYMQYLMPLLFWFMFNKTAAGLTCYMFFSNILNIAQTIIGKNYLFDHNKIREKLELNKSKPKKKGGFQEKLQEMMKEKQRLDMEKAKNLKKK, from the coding sequence ATGGAACGCAATCATATCATAGGCTTTATTCTTATATTTATCGTTTTGTTTGGCTGGAGCGAGTTTTTTTACAAGCCAACTGCCTTGCAGAAGATGAAGGAAAAAAAGCGGGCGGATTCGCTTGCCATGGTGGAGTCTTTGGCTGCCCAGACGGATACAGTCGCTTTGCCGGGATCAAAGGAGGATTCTGTTTCCCTTCATTCCAATGATTCGGGGTCTTTGGAATCAATTTCACAGACCGAACAATTTTATAAGTTGAAAAATAACTTGTGCGAAATCACCATCAGCAGTAAGGGAGGACGGATTACAAAAGCATTTATTAATGGCTATCAAAAAATCATCCTCGCGGAAGATGGTTCTGAATTAAAAACGGATTTGTTTTTACTGGAAGACCCTAAAAATAAGTTTGAATTTAAGATTGAAGGCAGTCGGGGAACCATCCAAACCGGTCAACTTTATTTTCAGCTGATGGACCAGTCTGAAAACAATCTGAAGTTGAAGGCAGAGGTTCCCGGTGGTGGTGTCATAGTTCAGAGCTATAAACTCGCTGCAGAGGATTACACCTTGGATTATACGGTCCGGATGGATGGATTGGAGACCCAGAAAGATATTATTTTGTACAAGGAAAATTTCCTGGACAAAATTGAAAAGAACTATGAGTACGAAAAATATTTTACCTCGGTCTATTACAAAGAGCTAAAGGAAAATGCGGATTACTGTTCTTGCAGATCGGATGATTCCCACGACAGCAAGGGCAATCAAGTGCAGTGGATTTCGCATTCGAACCAGTTTTTCAATTCGACCCTCATTCCAGCAAAACCATTTAATTCTGCGCTGCTTGAAACGGTCATGTTGCCGGACAACAGCGAAGATTTGAAATTATTGAAATCGAGTGCATCCATTTCTCCATCGGATATTATAGCTAAGGACTATGCGATGAAGTATTACATCGGTCCGAATGAATACAAAAGGCTGGATGCATTTGGAGTGCATTTAGAGGACATCATCCCCTATGGTTGGTCCGTATTTGGTACGATCAATCGTTACGTCATCAGACCCTTGTTTTCCTTTCTTCATTCTTTGATGGGCAATATGGGAATCATTATTTTATTGATGACTTTTATTGTTAAGTTGGTCGTTTTTCCTTTGGCTTATAAAATGCTTCAATCTCAGGCCAAGATGACTGCTTTAAAGCCTGAGATCGATAAAATGAAGCTAAAATACAAAGATGACATGCAGCAACAGCAGGTGGAGACAATGAAGCTGTACAATGAATTTGGTGTAAACCCCCTGGGTGGCTGTTTTCCGTTGTTGTTGCAAATGCCGATTTGGATTGCCTTGTACCGTTTTTTTCCGGCCACCATTGAATTTCGTCAGGCTGCATTTCTGTGGGCCACCGATCTGACTTCCTATGACGAATTTTTAACCTTGCCTTTCACCATTCCATTCTTCGGCAATACCCTGAGCTTATTTGCTTTTCTGTGGGTGATCTCCACCATTGTTTTTACTTATTATTCGAGCAAGTCAATGGATTTGTCGGCCAATCCGGCCATGCTTTATATGCAATACCTGATGCCTTTGTTGTTTTGGTTTATGTTTAACAAAACCGCAGCAGGGTTGACTTGCTATATGTTTTTTAGCAATATTTTAAATATAGCCCAGACAATAATTGGTAAAAATTATCTTTTTGATCACAATAAGATCCGTGAAAAACTGGAACTGAATAAATCGAAGCCTAAGAAGAAAGGTGGATTCCAGGAAAAACTGCAGGAGATGATGAAAGAAAAACAAAGGCTCGATATGGAGAAGGCAAAAAACTTAAAAAAGAAATGA
- a CDS encoding TonB-dependent receptor — MKFRISSLTLLIFNFLIIKYNVLYSNTLQDTTKEKLLETITVTEKYSLGGVQHYQHSKDLVIFAAKKNEILRPQASTADLSSNNMRQIYAKIPGITIWESDASGIQTNIASRGLSPNRSWEFNIRQNGVDVCSEIFGYPEAYFTPPVEAVEQIEVIRGAASLQFGPQFGGLVNYRIKSAKEGKKWQMESQQTLGSYGLFNSYNSLGGDLGKFKWFSYYHRRSADSWRPNNQYNIHTGYISMEYQPNDRWKMSMDYTAMDYTSQQAGGLTDQMFKENHRQSVRSRNWMSTPWNTGQVNLEYRIHSRSTVQLKTFITHSFRNSIGFIRPFPSQDTILGATLSYDNRQVDKDQYNNIGSELRSLTNYNLFNKTHQLAIGARSYKGRTTRSQLGVGSTGSDPDFQVEGNVFARNLKFGTLNHSLFAENIFYLHKRWKLIPGIRWENIQNTVEGRINATDSAVFDQRGRNIVLAGLGVEFKINELTNVYANISNAYRPVTFSELTPSATSDVIDPHLKDANGYNSDLGIRGTIGKWMSFDFSLYYLKYNDRIGNLNKDGKIFRTNIGSSESFGVESYFEIDLVKLIFMQSQLPHSVKIFSSTSLNRSRYTDWNNPAIAQDPSKSIQGKKVEFAPEYIHRVGIQLEYKMIQCSFQSNYVGGVYTDAANTFESNASGTIGFIPSYAVHDANFSLKLSKFLNLRAGINNLLDAKYATRRAGGYPGPGLLPAQGRTFFAGIGIQFEK; from the coding sequence ATGAAATTTCGGATCTCAAGCTTGACTTTGTTGATTTTCAATTTTCTGATAATAAAATATAATGTATTATATTCCAATACCTTACAAGACACTACAAAAGAAAAACTCCTTGAAACAATTACCGTTACAGAAAAATATTCTTTGGGTGGGGTCCAACATTATCAGCATTCGAAAGACCTCGTCATTTTTGCAGCCAAGAAAAATGAGATTTTGAGGCCACAGGCTTCGACGGCCGATCTGAGCAGCAACAATATGAGGCAGATTTATGCCAAAATCCCTGGCATAACCATTTGGGAAAGCGATGCCTCCGGAATTCAAACGAACATTGCCTCCAGGGGATTAAGCCCCAACCGAAGTTGGGAGTTCAACATTCGCCAAAATGGAGTGGACGTTTGTTCTGAGATATTTGGCTATCCTGAAGCTTATTTCACGCCACCGGTAGAAGCTGTCGAACAAATTGAAGTGATAAGAGGCGCAGCTTCTCTGCAATTTGGCCCTCAATTTGGAGGCTTGGTCAATTATAGAATCAAATCTGCCAAAGAAGGAAAAAAATGGCAAATGGAGTCACAGCAGACCCTGGGATCCTATGGTTTGTTCAATTCCTACAATTCTTTGGGAGGAGATCTGGGAAAGTTCAAATGGTTCTCTTATTATCACCGAAGATCCGCAGACAGCTGGCGACCAAACAACCAATACAATATTCACACAGGATACATCTCTATGGAATACCAGCCAAACGATCGGTGGAAAATGTCCATGGACTACACAGCCATGGATTACACCAGCCAGCAAGCCGGAGGACTTACCGACCAAATGTTTAAAGAAAACCATCGCCAGTCAGTACGCAGCAGAAATTGGATGAGTACACCCTGGAATACGGGTCAGGTAAATTTGGAATACCGCATTCATTCAAGAAGTACCGTTCAATTGAAAACATTTATCACCCATAGTTTTAGAAATAGCATTGGATTTATTCGCCCTTTTCCATCTCAGGATACCATCCTGGGTGCTACCCTGAGCTATGACAACAGACAGGTGGACAAAGATCAATACAACAACATTGGATCCGAATTGAGAAGTCTGACAAACTACAATCTTTTCAACAAAACCCATCAATTGGCAATTGGTGCGAGAAGTTATAAGGGACGAACAACAAGATCGCAGCTTGGAGTTGGAAGCACGGGTTCTGATCCAGATTTTCAAGTGGAGGGCAATGTTTTTGCACGCAACTTGAAATTTGGCACCTTAAACCATTCTCTATTTGCTGAAAATATCTTTTATCTACACAAACGTTGGAAACTTATACCCGGAATACGTTGGGAAAACATCCAAAATACGGTAGAAGGAAGAATAAATGCGACGGACTCGGCCGTTTTTGATCAACGCGGGAGAAATATTGTGTTGGCAGGTTTGGGCGTAGAATTCAAAATCAATGAACTCACCAATGTATATGCAAATATATCGAATGCCTATCGACCCGTTACTTTTTCCGAATTGACACCCAGTGCCACCAGCGATGTTATTGACCCTCATTTAAAAGACGCAAATGGTTATAACTCCGACCTGGGGATTCGTGGGACGATTGGTAAATGGATGTCGTTTGATTTTAGTTTATATTATTTGAAATACAATGATCGAATTGGAAACCTAAACAAAGATGGAAAGATCTTCAGGACCAATATCGGATCAAGTGAAAGTTTTGGAGTTGAATCTTATTTTGAAATCGATCTGGTGAAGTTAATCTTTATGCAATCCCAATTACCGCACAGCGTTAAAATTTTCAGTTCCACCTCACTCAACAGATCGAGATACACCGATTGGAACAATCCAGCGATTGCACAGGATCCAAGCAAATCCATCCAGGGGAAAAAAGTTGAATTTGCACCAGAGTACATCCATAGGGTCGGCATACAGCTGGAGTATAAAATGATTCAATGCTCTTTTCAGAGCAATTATGTGGGTGGCGTTTATACTGACGCTGCCAATACTTTTGAATCAAACGCTTCAGGCACAATTGGATTTATTCCATCGTATGCGGTTCACGATGCAAACTTTTCTTTAAAGCTGAGCAAATTTTTAAATTTAAGGGCAGGGATCAACAATTTACTCGATGCAAAATATGCGACAAGAAGAGCAGGCGGCTATCCCGGCCCTGGACTTTTACCCGCACAAGGAAGAACTTTCTTTGCAGGAATTGGGATTCAATTTGAAAAGTGA
- a CDS encoding metal-dependent transcriptional regulator — protein MDLNLLSLTDENYLKAIYQLCEQNPHNVTSTNELAAYLQLKPGTITESIRRLSDKGLIAYEKYQPLKLTIIGKSLALQIIRKQRLWKTWLVKKMSFGWDEIDELAHQLEHIRSTKLIDQLDQILGFPLFDPHGDPIPDSRGNVRGKCFISLDRAEMGKAYRITAINDQSEKFIKYMDKLGLRIGDALLPIELEEYDEAITVQLNDKLRLLLPKTVSENILITSEEHCCAFENEQSNPPCLNVHYQNN, from the coding sequence ATGGATCTGAATCTTTTAAGCCTTACCGATGAAAACTATTTAAAGGCTATTTATCAACTTTGCGAACAAAACCCTCATAATGTTACCTCTACCAACGAACTAGCCGCTTATCTTCAGCTTAAACCGGGGACCATAACTGAGAGCATACGAAGATTGAGCGACAAGGGTCTAATCGCTTATGAGAAGTATCAACCGCTCAAATTGACCATCATAGGCAAAAGTCTTGCGCTTCAGATTATTCGAAAACAGAGACTCTGGAAAACCTGGCTGGTGAAGAAAATGTCTTTTGGCTGGGATGAAATAGATGAGCTGGCCCATCAGTTGGAACACATTAGATCCACCAAACTGATTGACCAGTTGGATCAAATATTGGGATTCCCATTGTTTGATCCTCATGGTGATCCAATTCCTGACAGCAGGGGCAATGTCCGGGGAAAATGTTTTATCAGTCTGGACCGGGCAGAGATGGGAAAAGCTTACCGAATTACGGCCATCAATGACCAGTCAGAAAAATTTATAAAGTACATGGATAAATTGGGTCTGCGAATTGGGGATGCTCTGTTACCCATCGAATTGGAAGAATACGACGAAGCCATCACGGTTCAATTGAATGATAAGCTTAGGCTTTTATTGCCCAAAACCGTATCAGAGAATATTCTCATCACTTCTGAAGAGCATTGTTGTGCTTTTGAAAACGAACAAAGCAATCCACCTTGTTTAAATGTCCATTATCAAAATAATTGA
- a CDS encoding gliding motility-associated C-terminal domain-containing protein produces the protein MKNLIQYVLFLILSFSASLAWSAHIIGGEMYYQCLGYGNNGQDTTSRVYRIFIKLYRDCRPQQQAAGFDVPLGFTIFRKMANGSYVNVLPANQEYSIPRLSQGPDQIDPPDYPCLILPPNICVESGTYQHDVTLPIIQSEYVIVWQRCCRNNTISNIQNPGGTGATWSISIHPEAQRTCNSSPRFINFPPTVVCVNNPLNFDHGAIDAEGDYLLYSFCEPLAGGGQGQGGNNCNAVVPTPDCPPPFPLVQFRAPLYTYLFPMGGNPPVTINSLTGRITGEPNTIGQFVMSICVSEYRNGVLLSTLRRDFQFNVASCQGTVVAQLGTGTLTRKKHHSILLCNDTILQMQNNSYQQQFISEVLWEYENGGKMDSFMGWAPTIHFKEGGIHKGRFILNPGTNCSDTFGFDVNVIPPIQPDFSFSFDSCKAGPVSFSDQTYSKYSNIRTWDWDFGDGFRGFSKNMEINYIHPDRYTIQLEVTDEFGCKSRIQKGLLWQPAPDVIIFEPSLREGCVPLKVGFKNISFPTDSTYQFRWKFSNGVIRSGTSFVQVFDSVGSYDLNLEVVSPLGCKSSADFSQVVSVYPPPSANAVVDPLIVNIDTPFVLLTDLSPNTNGRTWIIDGKEFYFDRDLQYQFEDTGWHSVRLIASDRFLCTDTLDFRVFVFRDFSLYMPNAFSPNGDAINEDFKPVGQLRDLVKYDLQIFDRWGGKVFESRVADKGWNGKMNNEGSDLPPGTYIYELYYQAANKEAVKEKKQLMLIR, from the coding sequence ATGAAGAATTTAATCCAATATGTCCTTTTCTTGATTTTGTCATTTTCTGCATCCCTGGCCTGGAGTGCTCATATTATTGGAGGAGAAATGTATTATCAGTGCCTGGGTTATGGAAACAATGGCCAGGATACGACCAGCAGGGTGTACCGGATATTTATCAAGTTGTATAGGGATTGCAGGCCTCAGCAACAAGCGGCCGGATTTGATGTCCCACTTGGTTTTACGATTTTTAGAAAAATGGCCAATGGCAGTTATGTGAATGTTTTACCTGCCAATCAGGAATACAGTATCCCAAGATTAAGTCAGGGGCCAGACCAAATTGATCCACCGGATTACCCCTGTCTCATATTGCCTCCGAATATCTGTGTGGAAAGTGGAACCTATCAACACGATGTAACCCTGCCGATCATTCAATCAGAATATGTGATTGTCTGGCAGCGTTGTTGTAGAAACAATACAATTTCAAATATTCAAAATCCGGGAGGGACAGGTGCTACCTGGTCTATTTCCATTCACCCGGAAGCACAACGGACTTGCAATTCCTCTCCCAGATTTATCAATTTTCCACCCACGGTGGTATGTGTCAATAATCCTTTGAATTTTGACCACGGCGCCATTGATGCAGAAGGAGATTATCTCTTGTATAGCTTCTGCGAGCCTTTGGCAGGAGGCGGGCAAGGGCAGGGTGGCAATAATTGCAATGCGGTGGTACCCACTCCGGATTGTCCTCCACCATTCCCCTTGGTCCAGTTTAGAGCTCCGCTTTATACCTATCTTTTTCCAATGGGTGGAAATCCTCCGGTCACGATCAACTCACTGACCGGTCGTATCACAGGAGAGCCCAACACCATCGGTCAGTTTGTGATGAGCATTTGTGTATCGGAATATCGCAATGGAGTATTGTTGTCCACACTCAGAAGAGATTTTCAATTTAACGTGGCCAGTTGTCAGGGCACAGTCGTAGCACAATTGGGTACAGGGACCCTGACTCGAAAAAAACACCACTCAATTCTCTTATGCAATGATACCATCCTTCAAATGCAAAACAATTCTTACCAACAGCAATTTATCTCGGAAGTGCTTTGGGAGTATGAAAATGGAGGAAAGATGGATAGCTTTATGGGTTGGGCTCCCACCATTCACTTCAAGGAAGGAGGAATACACAAGGGTCGTTTTATTCTAAATCCAGGCACCAACTGCAGCGATACCTTCGGTTTTGATGTCAACGTGATTCCGCCGATTCAGCCGGATTTCAGTTTTAGTTTTGATAGTTGCAAAGCAGGACCGGTCAGTTTTAGTGACCAGACTTATTCGAAGTACAGCAATATCAGAACCTGGGATTGGGATTTCGGAGACGGATTTCGTGGTTTTTCCAAAAACATGGAGATCAATTACATCCATCCGGATCGATACACGATCCAACTTGAGGTTACAGATGAATTTGGTTGTAAAAGTAGAATTCAGAAGGGACTATTGTGGCAACCTGCACCGGATGTTATCATATTTGAACCAAGTCTGAGGGAAGGTTGTGTGCCATTGAAAGTAGGTTTTAAGAACATATCTTTTCCCACAGATTCGACCTATCAATTCAGATGGAAATTTTCAAACGGCGTAATTCGTTCAGGGACTTCATTTGTACAAGTTTTTGACTCTGTTGGAAGCTATGATCTCAATCTGGAAGTGGTCTCACCCCTGGGCTGTAAAAGCAGCGCTGATTTTAGTCAGGTCGTTAGCGTTTATCCACCACCTTCAGCCAATGCTGTCGTTGACCCATTAATCGTCAATATAGATACACCCTTTGTGCTGTTGACTGATCTCAGCCCAAACACCAATGGTAGGACCTGGATCATTGATGGAAAGGAATTTTATTTCGACAGAGACCTGCAGTATCAGTTTGAAGATACGGGCTGGCATTCCGTTAGACTGATTGCAAGTGACCGCTTTCTATGTACGGATACTTTGGACTTTCGCGTATTTGTATTCAGAGATTTTAGTCTGTATATGCCCAATGCATTTAGTCCCAATGGAGATGCCATCAATGAAGATTTCAAACCGGTTGGTCAACTCAGGGATTTGGTGAAATACGATCTTCAGATTTTTGATCGTTGGGGAGGAAAAGTCTTTGAAAGCAGGGTGGCTGACAAGGGCTGGAACGGCAAAATGAACAATGAAGGCTCAGATCTGCCACCCGGAACATACATCTATGAATTATATTACCAAGCGGCAAACAAAGAAGCTGTAAAAGAGAAAAAACAATTGATGCTCATTCGATAA
- a CDS encoding DNA alkylation repair protein yields MGKIFQTVKKLLKENENPQRAEAMSAYMRNQFSYLGISSPIRRELVAEVYKKYPSYDWVEIQELFLACWEEDQREFKYAAFDIAARFIKYFGPDQVLFFEKLIGDQSWWDTVDFIAPHLIGKTLMKHPDLVKQYALDWNKKELFWYPRAALILQLFYRDQTNFQLMQNLILSQKGSKEFFVRKAAGWALRQYSKTNPNAVQEFIQSHQLHPLTVREGLKWIRRKREG; encoded by the coding sequence ATGGGTAAAATCTTTCAAACCGTCAAAAAGCTTTTAAAGGAAAATGAAAATCCGCAGAGGGCTGAAGCAATGAGCGCTTACATGCGGAATCAGTTTAGTTATCTTGGAATTTCATCTCCGATCAGAAGAGAGCTCGTTGCCGAAGTGTATAAGAAATACCCCAGCTATGATTGGGTCGAAATTCAGGAATTGTTTTTGGCATGCTGGGAAGAAGATCAAAGAGAATTCAAATATGCAGCTTTTGATATTGCAGCCAGATTTATTAAATATTTTGGCCCAGACCAGGTTCTTTTTTTTGAAAAATTGATAGGAGATCAGAGTTGGTGGGATACTGTTGATTTTATCGCTCCACATTTGATCGGAAAAACGCTGATGAAGCATCCTGACCTGGTCAAACAGTACGCACTTGATTGGAATAAAAAGGAGCTTTTTTGGTATCCCCGGGCAGCACTGATCCTGCAATTGTTTTACAGAGATCAGACCAATTTCCAATTGATGCAAAATCTGATTCTTTCTCAAAAAGGAAGTAAGGAATTTTTTGTCCGAAAAGCTGCCGGATGGGCGCTCAGACAGTATAGTAAAACCAATCCAAATGCCGTACAGGAATTTATTCAAAGCCACCAGCTGCACCCTTTGACCGTGAGAGAAGGTCTAAAGTGGATCAGGAGAAAAAGAGAAGGATAG